GTTGTCGTGGATGCCCTCGGCCAGCACCTCGAGCCCGTACCGGGCGGCGGTGAAGGCGCCGGCCAGGGCGCCGTCGAAGGTCCCGTCGCGCACCTGCTTGGCCGCCTCGGCGTTGGACGCGGCCGTCTCCCAGCGTGCCTCCGGCAGGTGCCGGCCGAGCCAGCGGCGGCACTGCGGCTCGGCCACCGGGTGGCTGGCCACCGTCTTGACCTGCTCGAGCGGCGTACCCGGGCGCACCAGCAGGGCGAAGGAGACCGGCAGCAGCAGCTCGCGTTCGATCATCAGCGGCTCGCCGTTGGCCAGCTCGTCGATGGTCGCGGTGACGGCGCCCTCCACCGAGCTCTCCATGGCGGCCACGGCGGCGTCGCACTCGCCCGAGCGCACCGCGTCGAAGGCGGCGGGCACCGAGGGATGGGGCACGGCCTCGACCTCGCCGCCCTCGGGCAGTGCGAGCAGCGCGGCTTCGGTGAACGTCCCGGCCGGCCCGAGGTAGGCGTAACGCGGCGATTGCGGCATGAGACCCAAGCTATCGCTCCCGTCCCGTCTGATCCCAGGCCTCTCAGGGATCGGGCGGAACGCCGGGAGCGCGGCCGGCGCGGCTACTGGATCGGGGCGCCGGACAGGACCCGGGCGAAGTCGGCGCGCAGCTGCGCCACCGTGACGTCCTCGACCAGCCACTCGATGTGCGCCTTGCCGTCCGAGGTGTAGCCGAGCACCTGCAGCCCGTGGGTGACCTGGTAGTCGCCGGACATGTCGGCGGGCTTCTCCACGTCCACGCCGACCGAGGCGCCGGAGGCCTGGATGGTGGCGAACGAGGCGGTCAGCCCGGTCGAGCTGGGCAGGTTGAAGCCGGCCAGCCAGGAGGCCATCACCGGCGTGGTGTCGCGCCAGGGGTCGGTGGTGACCACGTCGATGGTGATCCGGCCCTGCTCGTCCTTCGGCAGGCCCCGCCAGGCCGCGCTGATGTCGGCCATCGTGGTCGGGCAGTCGTCGTCGCAGTGGGTGAAGCCGTAGAAGACCAGGGTCAGGTCGCCCTTGGCGGGCGCCTCGATCGACTCGGTGCCGCCCGCGGTGGACTGGAAGGTCCCGCTCGGCAGGCCGAAGGGCTTGGTCAGCACCGGGCCCGCGTAGGCCGAGCTCGGCCCGATCTGGGAGATCTGCGCGGTGGGCTGGTCCGAGCCGCTCGACGAGCAGCCGGCCGCGGCGGCGGCCAGCGCGGTGCCGAGCGCGGCGAACGCGGCGATTCGTCCGTTGCGGAGGAGTTTCACACCGACGATGGTGCCACGCCCGCCTCGGGCCGCGGGCACCGGGGTGGCACATTATTCTACGAATTGTAGAAACTAGGCCGGGGCGCGGCGCCGGCCCCGCGCGCGGCCCGGTGGCGCGAGCAGACAATCAATGCTATTTCGGGGCCATTCGGGGGAATTTACCGTGTTCGCGCGGGAGTTTTAGCGCGCAATGATGGCGTATTGATCCGGGAAGCCGGTAATACCTATCTGCGTGTCCCGAAGACGCGGGAGGTAGAGCTCGTGGTGGACGTGAACTGGACCCTGCTGCTTCCGCGCGAAGCGCAGAGCGTGGGGAAGGCACGGCGCATGCTGAGGGACACCGCCGACCTGGTCGGCATGGATCCCGATATCACCTTCGACCTCGGCGTCGCGCTCACCGAGGCCTGCGCCAACGTGATCGAGCACTCCGGGCCGGCCGAGGGCTACTGGGTGGCCGCCGGGATCAGCGCGGACCGGTGCTGGGTCGACGTGATCGACAACGGCGTCGGCTTCGCCCCGCGCCGGCTGGTCGAGGTGCGCGGGGCCCGGCGGCCGACCGCGGCCGTGGCCACCGCCCCGGACATGGCCGAGTCCGGCCGCGGCCTGATGCTCATCGAAGCCCTCTGCGACCGGGTCGACATCCGCAACCACCCCGCCCGCGGCGCGATGATCCACTTCGAGCGCGACCTCAAGCCGCGCGAGCCGGTCGCCGCCTGAGACAATCCGATCCGTGGCCATCGACGGATCCGACCCGTTCGACGCCGTGGTGCTCGCCGGCGGCGGCGCGCGGCGGCTCGACGGCACCGACAAGCCCGCCCTGCGGATAGGCGGCACCAGCCTGCTCGACCGGGTCCTCGGCGCCTGCGCCGACGCGGGCCGGACCGTGTGCGTCGGGCCCGAGCGGCCCACCCTCCGGCCGGTGCGCTGGACCCGGGAGGACCCGGTCGGCGGCGGCCCGGTGGCGGCGCTCGCCGTCGGCCTCGAGAACGTCTCGGCCGGGCGGGTGCTCGCGCTCGCCGCGGATCTGCCCTTTCTGACCGCCGGACTCGTGCGCGCCCTGGTCCGGGCGGCCGAGGCGGCCGACGGCGCGGTGCTCGTCGACGCCGGGGGCCGGGACCAGTGGCTGGCCGGCTGCTATCAGCATGCCGCGCTCGCCGCCGGCCTGGACCGGCTGCGCGCCGAACGCGGCGCCCTGGCCGGGGCCTCCCTCAGGGCCCTGGCTTCGCCGCTCGCCCTGCGCCGCGTGGCGGACCCGCAGGGCCTCGGCTTCGATTGCGACACCTGGGAGGATGTGCGCCATGTTCGAAGACTGGTTGCGGACGGTGGCGGAGATCAGCGGCCGCCCCGAGCTGAATCTGAATCCTGATCAGCAGGCGCTGGTGCTGGACCTGGCCCGGGAGGCCGCCCACGGCGTGGCCCGGCCGGCCGCTCCGCTGACCACGTTCCTGGCCGGCTACGCGCTGGGCGCCGGACCCGGGCTGGCCGGACTGTCGGCGCTGGTGGCGCAGCTGAGCGAGGCGGCGCGCTCCGCCGAGGCGGCGCGGACGGAGTAGCCGGCACATCTCCGCCGGGCCACCGGGGTAACCACCGGCCGTGAAGGTCCCCACCCCCCGGGCCGCCGACGTGGTGGACCCGGACGTCCACCTGCCCGGCTCGCCGACCCGGCCGCTGCGGTCGATCGGCGTGCGGGTGGCGTTCTCGGTGGGCGCTCTGGTGCTGACGGTCGCGCTGGTGTACGTGGACCGGTCCGGCTACAAGGACTCGGCCTCCCCGGGGCCGCTGACCTTCGTCGACTGCCTGTACTACGCCACCGTCACCCTTTCCACCACCGGCTACGGCGACATCGTGCCGGCCACCGAGGGCGCCCGGCTGGTCAACGCCCTGGTGATCACGCCGCTGCGGGTGGTCTTCCTGATCGTGTTGGTCGGCACCACCCTCGAGGTGCTGGCCGAAGGCACCCGCAGACTGTGGGACCAGCGCCGCTGGAGGAACCGGATGCAGGACCACATCGTCGTCATCGGCTTCGGCACCAAGGGCAGCGCGGCGGTCGCGACGCTGCTCAAGCACGGCATCGCCGCGGACCGGATCGTCGTGATCGACCACAGCCGCCCGGCGCTGGCCCGGGCCAACGGGATGGGCCTGGTCTCGGTCTCCGGCGACGGCACCCGCAGCGGGGTGCTGGAGAAGGCGCAGACCTCCCGGGCGAGCACGGTCGTGGTCGCCACCGAACGGGACGACACGGCCGTGCTGTGCACTCTCACGGCCCGTCAGCTCGCGCCGCGGGCCTTCATCGCCGCCGCCGTGCGCGAGGCCGAGAACGCGCCGCTGGTGCGCCAGTCGGGCGCTGACACGGTGGTCACCTCCTCGGAGATGACCGGGAACCTGCTCGGCACCTCGATGCTCAGCCCGCAGGTGGGCGCGGTGGTGACCGACCTGCTCGACTACGGCAAGGGCATGGACATCGTCGAGCAGCCGGCCGGGCCGGAGCAGATCGGCTCCACGCCGCGCGCCTGCGCGCTCCCGGTCCTCGGCGTCGTCCGCGACGGCCGGCTGCTGCGGTTCGACGATCCGGCGATCGGCACCGTGCGCGCCGAGGACCGGGTGATCGTCGTGCGGGCACGCGACTCCGCCAGCTCCGCGGCGTCTTCCGGGGGCATAGGCTGACCGGATGAAGGCGATCGTGTGCAGTAAACCGGGCGGCCCCGAGGTGCTGGAATGGACCGAGGTCCCCGATCCCGTGGCCGGTCCGGGCGAGGTCGTGGTGAAGGTGGTCGCGACCGCGGTGAACCGGGCCGACCTCCTGCAGCGGCAGGGCTTCTACGCGCCGCCGCCCGGGGCGACCGAGGTACCGGGCCTGGAGTGCTCCGGCCGGGTGGCCGAGCTCGGCGAGGGCGTGACCGGCTGGTCCGTCGGCGACCCGGTGTGCGCGCTGCTGTCCGGCGGCGGTTACGCCGAACGGGTGGTTGTGCCGGCCGGGCAGCTGCTGCCGGTGCCGGCCGGCCTGGACCTGGAGGCCGCGGCCGGGCTGCCGGAGACGGTGTGCACCGTGTGGTCCAACGTGTTCATGGCGGCCGGCCTGCGGCCCGGCGAGTTCCTGCTCGTGCACGGCGGAGCCGGCGGCATCGGCACCACCGCGATCCAGCTGGCCCGCGCGCTCGGCGCGACCGTGCTGGTCACGGTCGGTTCCGCGGCCAAGGCCAAGCGCTGCCTGGAGCTCGGCGCGCACGCGGCGATCGACTACAAGACCGAGGACTTCGTGGCCCGGGTGGCCGAGCTGACCGACGGCCACGGAGCCGATGTGATCCTCGACAACATGGGCGCCAAGTACCTGGCCAGGAACGTCGAGACACTCGCGGTCAACGGCCGGCTGACGATTATCGGGCTGCAGGGCGGGAACCGGGCTGAACTGGACCTGGGCAAGCTGATGGCCAAGCGCGCCGCGGTGATCTCCACCACACTCCGGGCCCGCCCGGCCGCGGA
This genomic window from Actinospica robiniae DSM 44927 contains:
- a CDS encoding potassium channel family protein gives rise to the protein MKVPTPRAADVVDPDVHLPGSPTRPLRSIGVRVAFSVGALVLTVALVYVDRSGYKDSASPGPLTFVDCLYYATVTLSTTGYGDIVPATEGARLVNALVITPLRVVFLIVLVGTTLEVLAEGTRRLWDQRRWRNRMQDHIVVIGFGTKGSAAVATLLKHGIAADRIVVIDHSRPALARANGMGLVSVSGDGTRSGVLEKAQTSRASTVVVATERDDTAVLCTLTARQLAPRAFIAAAVREAENAPLVRQSGADTVVTSSEMTGNLLGTSMLSPQVGAVVTDLLDYGKGMDIVEQPAGPEQIGSTPRACALPVLGVVRDGRLLRFDDPAIGTVRAEDRVIVVRARDSASSAASSGGIG
- a CDS encoding SCO family protein, which codes for MKLLRNGRIAAFAALGTALAAAAAGCSSSGSDQPTAQISQIGPSSAYAGPVLTKPFGLPSGTFQSTAGGTESIEAPAKGDLTLVFYGFTHCDDDCPTTMADISAAWRGLPKDEQGRITIDVVTTDPWRDTTPVMASWLAGFNLPSSTGLTASFATIQASGASVGVDVEKPADMSGDYQVTHGLQVLGYTSDGKAHIEWLVEDVTVAQLRADFARVLSGAPIQ
- a CDS encoding ATP-binding protein, coding for MVDVNWTLLLPREAQSVGKARRMLRDTADLVGMDPDITFDLGVALTEACANVIEHSGPAEGYWVAAGISADRCWVDVIDNGVGFAPRRLVEVRGARRPTAAVATAPDMAESGRGLMLIEALCDRVDIRNHPARGAMIHFERDLKPREPVAA
- a CDS encoding NAD(P)H-quinone oxidoreductase translates to MKAIVCSKPGGPEVLEWTEVPDPVAGPGEVVVKVVATAVNRADLLQRQGFYAPPPGATEVPGLECSGRVAELGEGVTGWSVGDPVCALLSGGGYAERVVVPAGQLLPVPAGLDLEAAAGLPETVCTVWSNVFMAAGLRPGEFLLVHGGAGGIGTTAIQLARALGATVLVTVGSAAKAKRCLELGAHAAIDYKTEDFVARVAELTDGHGADVILDNMGAKYLARNVETLAVNGRLTIIGLQGGNRAELDLGKLMAKRAAVISTTLRARPAAEKAAIVASVREHAWPLVADGTLRPIIDRRLPLPDAAEAHRVIESSGHVGKVLLLAE
- the pheA gene encoding prephenate dehydratase; this translates as MPQSPRYAYLGPAGTFTEAALLALPEGGEVEAVPHPSVPAAFDAVRSGECDAAVAAMESSVEGAVTATIDELANGEPLMIERELLLPVSFALLVRPGTPLEQVKTVASHPVAEPQCRRWLGRHLPEARWETAASNAEAAKQVRDGTFDGALAGAFTAARYGLEVLAEGIHDNEGAQTRFVVVTRPGPPAAPTGQDKTSITVGLRDNHPGELMEILEEFAGRGVNLCRIESRPTGEAMGKYYFFIDCEGHIADERVGEALLGLRRNSARLRFLGSYPRADRQAPVIRPGTTDAEFAEARDWLAAVRDGNR
- a CDS encoding DUF6457 domain-containing protein, with the translated sequence MAEISGRPELNLNPDQQALVLDLAREAAHGVARPAAPLTTFLAGYALGAGPGLAGLSALVAQLSEAARSAEAARTE
- the mobA gene encoding molybdenum cofactor guanylyltransferase produces the protein MAIDGSDPFDAVVLAGGGARRLDGTDKPALRIGGTSLLDRVLGACADAGRTVCVGPERPTLRPVRWTREDPVGGGPVAALAVGLENVSAGRVLALAADLPFLTAGLVRALVRAAEAADGAVLVDAGGRDQWLAGCYQHAALAAGLDRLRAERGALAGASLRALASPLALRRVADPQGLGFDCDTWEDVRHVRRLVADGGGDQRPPRAESES